Part of the Ctenopharyngodon idella isolate HZGC_01 chromosome 8, HZGC01, whole genome shotgun sequence genome, GTATTCCATAGGCATGCATTTGAGATCTTCTATTCCATATCCCATCCTCACCTtagccctgtcaatcatcttgtctcCCAGCAACCCTGTTCAGAACATGGTTCAGGGGGCGGAGTCTGTCATCGGGAGGCATGGCTTTTCAGTGGTCTGGAATATGCCTACAGCTCGGTGTCAGCGTCGATACGGTGTCTCCCTGCCGCTGCATCAGTACAACATTATACATAACTCACAGCAGAGATTTCAAGGTCAGAAGATGAGCATATTTTATCAGCGCCGTCTGGGCCTCTACCCCTACATCAACCGTCAGGGGTCAAAAGTCAATGGTGGCCTGCCTCAACAAGGATCCCTAAAGGCTCATCTCTCATTGGCTGAGGCGCAGATCACTGAAGTGTTGAGACAGACGTTCAGTGGATTTGCTGTGTTAGATTGGGAGGCGTGGCAGCCCATATGGATGTGGAACTTCGGGACCAGAATTGTTTATCGTAAATTTTCTAAAAAGTTGGTTAGGTGGGAACATCCAGATATGTCAGAGGAGGAAGTGAAATCTGAGGCGAAGGCGGAGTTTGAATTAGCGGCAAGAGAGTTTATGGAAAAGACTCTGCGCCTTGGTGTTCGCCTCTGTCCAAATGGATTATGGGGGTTTTATGGGTTTCCTGGTTGCTTTAACAATCATGGCCAAGGACAGAGTGGATACACGGGGCAGTGCCACAATGGCACCGAGATTTTGAATGATAGACTGGCGTTTTTATGGCAACACTCCACTGCCCTGTATCCCAGCATTTATTTGTGGCGTAAACTGGCAGGACACACACATGCTCAACTAATGGTGAGGCATCGTGTACTTGAGGCCCTCCGAGTGGCATCCCAGCATTCACCTGGCACTGAAGCACTTCCTGTTTTTCCCTACGCCAGATtggcattcacacacacattgacgTTCCTGAATCAGGTACCTACACAACAACACCCTGACCATTTCCACATGGTGTTTCACATTGTGAAGGTCAGAGCTCCAAGGTCCAGTCTTATCATGCGTTAGTGGGCTCTTCACCTCCACCCAGAATAGACACTGATAGAGGAGGGGATTTTACCCAGTACAGTAATAGGGTGACTCGCCTCATTCTCAATCTTCAAGTAGATGGTTCTCCTTTAGCCCAGATCCAAGCTCAATTAAAGTATATGAATTATTGGCCAATGCATTGTAAGCGCACAACAATACAATGCATTACTCTAAATACttatcatgtatttatttatttatttatttatttttgttactgTGGCTGTACTAACCTCCGGACACTAGGGAGCGACAGATTCAATAAAAggtcatctttaaaaaacattaatttattaagactgttaaatgtaacctttagctaatttaatttaattaattaatttaatttttgctttcagtgttttatttttttatttaaaccaaaTATTATAGATTTTTTATATAGGACATTTATAGGTTATTGAAAATATTCAGAAACAGCCAGAATATAATATTGGTGAATCTCTAGGTCTGACCTTCTGTTATTgtagtattatttaaatactattattgttttattaatattttagcttagcttttatttgtttttgttctttcttgCGCTGACCCATTCTACAGCATTCACATACTTTCATAGAGCATGTTTCAAGCTTAGAGTGTATTAATTCTGCAGGCTGATCTGgctttaaaaactatattattGTGTGAAACTGTATTATAATATGTGTGTATCTTTTTTTAGACAGATTTGGAGCACACACTAGGTGAAAGTGCTGCTTTAGGTGCCGCTGGAGTTGTGTTATGGGGCGAGCTGAGTTTTGCCAAGTCCAAGGTCAGCAGGCTTAACTGTGTGTAAAATTTACCTTTGTGTGATAACCTAATTATATAATTTCTGTTGTATAAATCCAAACGTTGTCAGTACACAAactgaaaatgtatattattcTATATTAGATTCAGCACACATCTCATTACTCATTGCTGGAGTTATGATATA contains:
- the hyal3 gene encoding hyaluronidase-3, with translation MRDSFEILTGSSVSLSAAGMHLRSSIPYPILTLALSIILSPSNPVQNMVQGAESVIGRHGFSVVWNMPTARCQRRYGVSLPLHQYNIIHNSQQRFQGQKMSIFYQRRLGLYPYINRQGSKVNGGLPQQGSLKAHLSLAEAQITEVLRQTFSGFAVLDWEAWQPIWMWNFGTRIVYRKFSKKLVRWEHPDMSEEEVKSEAKAEFELAAREFMEKTLRLGVRLCPNGLWGFYGFPGCFNNHGQGQSGYTGQCHNGTEILNDRLAFLWQHSTALYPSIYLWRKLAGHTHAQLMVRHRVLEALRVASQHSPGTEALPVFPYARLAFTHTLTFLNQTDLEHTLGESAALGAAGVVLWGELSFAKSKRQCALLRDYLGSVLGEYVIALQASVRNCSQRICNAHGRCTRRDPHSGYMIPLHGTHEALPLSDMRSKFKCLCYEGWSGEQCEKRTS